The genomic DNA AAACGATAAGCCGCCTTCGGTTCCCAATTCGAGTTGGTAGATTTCCCGCGTGCGATCGAGCAATATCGAGCTTTCCTCGCGTGTTTCCGGTAAAGGGAGATGTTTCGCCGCTAAAACGCCTAATTTTGTCGCCGCAAAAGTAGAGAGATGCTGGCACAGACGCGGCCATTCTAAGAGTTCGAGTGTTTCCGCCTGAATCAATTTACAAATCTTGAGATCGAGAGATAAAGTTTATTGTAGCGTATTTGAAGCATAGGGGTCGCGCCGACTTAAAATCTGAGCAAAGGCGGTGCGACAAACTGAAAAGACGATGAGCGATACTACATTCGACTTCAATTCTCTGGGTTTAAGGTTAGAAGAACTCGAACGGCGACTCAATGCTGTTGTTCGCGATCGCCAAATGATGATTAGCGCGATTGAAGATTTAAAACGGGCTTTCGAGTCGCGATCGGAAATCGAACGCATTGCGGAACTTCAACAAGAACTTATGGCGCTGCGATCGCAAGTTCAAAGTGAATTTAAGCCTATTGATGATGAAAGTGCCTCCAAAACCACAGCACAAGAAAACCAAGCAATCGTTCAACAATTCCTCGAAAGAGTCGATCGCAAAACCGAGCCAACTGAGTTAGAGGTTGCGGTTGAAGTCGTCCGGAGCGAGTCAGATTTGCAACGAATGAGACTGAGCGATGAGGAGTTTAAGCTAGAGCGTCTTCTGTTGCTGGTGGGATTTTACCGGGAGGAGGATGATGAAATCGCGCCGAAATCCGAACTGAGTGAAGCCGAATTTTTAGCGCAAGTTCGTCAAGGGAGAACAGATTTTTCTAATACAGAGATCGAGAATGTTGATGTCTGTCAACAACGATATGGTGGAATAATTTTAGAAAATTCAACATTGAGCAATACTCACTTCAAAAAATGCTATTTTAACAGCATTAACTTTAGCCAAGCTATTTCAGTCGATTCAGATTTTAGTGATTCTACCTTTAACCTATGCCAAGTTTTAGAGGCTGATTTTAGCGATTCAATTTTTCACAATGTTCAATTTTATGGCACTGTATTAATTGAATCTAACTTTCATAACACTTTATTAAAAAATGCTGTTTTTAAGGATGCAAAACTAAACAAAGTTAATTTTTGCAAAGCAGTTTTAAAAAAAGCAAGGTTGTCTGAAGCCTATTTAAGAGAGGTAAATTTATGCGAATCAGATTTGAGCCAAGCTGACTTAAAGAAGGCAAATTTATTTAATGCAAACTTGAATAATGCTAATTTGTCTGGTGCTAACTTGATAGGAGCTAGTTTTAAAGGCGCTAAATTAAATAATACCAATTTTAAGGCAGCCATTTACGATAGCCAAACTTACTTCGATCGCGATTTTGATATAGCTAAAACAGGTGCGTACCTCCTTGAAGCTGGCTCTAATCTTGAAAAAGCGACTTTTTTAGATTACGATTTATCCAGCCATAACTTGAGGGGGGCTAACTTAGCGCAGGCGAGCTTTATAGGAACCAATCTTATTAATGCTAATTTTGAAGGAACAAATTTACAAGGAGCCGTTTTCAAAGAAGTTAAATTATCTAGTGCAAAGTTCAGTGGTGCAAACTTAGAGAAAGCTAATTTAATGAAGTTAGATTTGAAACATATTGACTTTAGTGCGGCAACGCTAAATTCATCCAACTTAAGTAATACTGACTGTTATTATACGAACTTTACTGGCGCAAATCTATGCAATGTTGATTTCAGAAGTGCCAATTTAAGTGCGTCGCGATTAGTCGGGGCAAATTTACAGG from Oscillatoria sp. FACHB-1406 includes the following:
- a CDS encoding pentapeptide repeat-containing protein, whose amino-acid sequence is MMISAIEDLKRAFESRSEIERIAELQQELMALRSQVQSEFKPIDDESASKTTAQENQAIVQQFLERVDRKTEPTELEVAVEVVRSESDLQRMRLSDEEFKLERLLLLVGFYREEDDEIAPKSELSEAEFLAQVRQGRTDFSNTEIENVDVCQQRYGGIILENSTLSNTHFKKCYFNSINFSQAISVDSDFSDSTFNLCQVLEADFSDSIFHNVQFYGTVLIESNFHNTLLKNAVFKDAKLNKVNFCKAVLKKARLSEAYLREVNLCESDLSQADLKKANLFNANLNNANLSGANLIGASFKGAKLNNTNFKAAIYDSQTYFDRDFDIAKTGAYLLEAGSNLEKATFLDYDLSSHNLRGANLAQASFIGTNLINANFEGTNLQGAVFKEVKLSSAKFSGANLEKANLMKLDLKHIDFSAATLNSSNLSNTDCYYTNFTGANLCNVDFRSANLSASRLVGANLQGADLRGANLRNADLTGANLTGANLGGVDLTSAKLKGATMPDGTVVE